The following proteins are encoded in a genomic region of Cyclonatronum proteinivorum:
- a CDS encoding Brp/Blh family beta-carotene 15,15'-dioxygenase — MNFTLWNAAVLPAAFVIVVLHLLLPGAGFWVGTVFALAGLILFGIPHGSLDHVITEKTGDGSFSLIRFLVLYLLTMLVYALFWVWLPAFSLLFFLLMSAWHFGETDLVTENPKQTFSDIAARFLQLTYGSLLLFGLLANDPQQTVDILSSLLVESSVLAGFLQLTETHSWLRFTEFYALGLRILLIRSAWFDQLRLALVLFAALFLPLLEGFLLYFCHHHAWVNLLRVKEKLYEAGQTGLRHMIKDMLPFSLISVVGIVILVLSAPLWLAQVNPVLLFFILISVLTLPHAGIMTRFYYKAAG; from the coding sequence TTGAATTTTACCCTTTGGAATGCTGCCGTTCTGCCCGCAGCTTTTGTGATCGTTGTGCTGCACCTTCTGCTTCCCGGCGCTGGGTTTTGGGTTGGTACGGTATTCGCGCTTGCCGGACTAATTCTGTTTGGTATTCCGCACGGCAGCCTGGATCACGTGATAACTGAAAAAACAGGGGACGGCTCTTTCTCTCTGATTCGCTTCCTGGTGCTGTACCTGCTTACCATGCTGGTTTATGCCCTGTTTTGGGTATGGCTTCCCGCATTCAGCCTGCTGTTCTTCCTGCTTATGTCAGCCTGGCATTTCGGAGAAACAGACCTGGTCACAGAAAATCCCAAACAAACATTTTCTGATATTGCCGCCCGCTTTCTGCAGCTCACTTACGGAAGTCTGCTGCTTTTCGGACTGCTGGCCAACGACCCGCAGCAAACCGTTGACATTTTATCAAGCCTGCTGGTTGAATCCTCCGTGCTTGCAGGCTTCCTGCAGCTCACCGAAACGCACAGCTGGCTGAGATTCACAGAATTCTACGCGCTTGGTCTGCGGATACTGCTGATACGCTCTGCCTGGTTCGATCAGCTTCGTTTGGCGCTCGTTCTGTTTGCTGCGCTCTTCCTGCCCCTTCTGGAAGGATTTCTGCTGTACTTCTGTCATCATCATGCCTGGGTAAACCTGTTGCGGGTTAAGGAAAAGCTGTATGAAGCGGGTCAGACAGGGCTTCGGCACATGATTAAAGACATGCTGCCGTTCAGCCTGATTTCTGTAGTCGGGATTGTCATCCTGGTGCTAAGCGCTCCGCTTTGGCTTGCGCAGGTGAATCCTGTGCTCCTCTTTTTTATTCTGATTTCAGTACTTACCCTGCCGCACGCCGGCATAATGACCCGCTTTTACTACAAGGCAGCCGGATAG
- a CDS encoding outer membrane lipoprotein-sorting protein, translated as MNRFFVLLLPVFMLGVLIFDKGEFKASSVQTEISEEDRARALFEDFDERRRAITYETSLMEMRIIDRRERVRSRSMRTWSYSGAEASRSLTQFEAPADVRGTGLLTLEENGSEQQLLYLPAVGRVQTVSGSQRTERFLGSDFTFEDLGNQNPDDFDFEILTDTETELKIKAVPKSESQYAWIHFHLDPQKMVLNRADYFNDRGEQFKKLTASDYQEVREGVWRPGTMIMRDLEANRRTEIRWKERVFDEPIPSRFFTERHLQRGVQ; from the coding sequence ATGAATCGCTTTTTTGTGCTTTTGTTGCCTGTGTTTATGCTGGGTGTACTGATTTTTGATAAGGGTGAATTTAAGGCTTCCTCCGTACAGACGGAAATATCCGAAGAAGACCGTGCCCGTGCATTATTTGAAGATTTTGACGAGCGAAGACGGGCCATCACCTACGAAACCAGCCTGATGGAAATGCGCATTATTGACCGCCGGGAGCGGGTAAGGAGCCGCAGCATGCGCACATGGAGCTATTCCGGAGCCGAAGCAAGCCGTAGCCTGACCCAATTTGAAGCACCGGCTGATGTACGCGGCACCGGCTTGCTTACCCTCGAAGAAAACGGCAGCGAGCAGCAGCTTCTGTACCTGCCTGCAGTGGGACGGGTACAGACCGTGAGCGGGAGTCAGCGAACAGAGCGTTTTTTGGGTAGCGACTTCACTTTTGAAGATCTCGGAAACCAGAATCCGGATGACTTCGATTTCGAAATACTCACAGACACTGAAACAGAGTTAAAAATCAAAGCTGTTCCGAAAAGCGAAAGTCAGTATGCGTGGATTCATTTCCATCTCGATCCGCAGAAGATGGTGCTGAACCGTGCTGATTATTTTAATGACAGAGGTGAGCAGTTTAAGAAACTCACGGCTTCAGACTATCAGGAAGTGCGGGAAGGCGTTTGGCGCCCCGGCACCATGATTATGCGTGATCTCGAAGCAAACCGCCGGACGGAGATTCGCTGGAAAGAGCGTGTTTTTGATGAGCCTATTCCCTCCCGTTTTTTCACGGAGCGTCATTTGCAGCGGGGCGTGCAGTAA
- a CDS encoding lycopene cyclase family protein produces MEAPYDIILIGGGCSAMQWLRVFLEQEEAGQQQVLVVDKDQAFPDRTWCFWSNKPHGYENIVTHSWSKIRFASPWGETMQDVSPYRYHYVSGRHFFEAASKELLSKSNVHRITDTVQAVHQVNGQTEVHGETGQYSAKYVLSSVPSTEKLRNLSENKPLVKLWQHFRGWFIKTSEAAFDPEEVMLMDFRTPQRDGAVFFYVLPFTADYALVECTVFGQQIWDQFAYEEALRTYIRTYITTKDYEIKDTEEGRIPMSQRDFSRLGFDGTQALGTAAGNVKPSTGYMFLRSLRHVQQQFGAVPAQSVPPRFAFYDALLLRIIEESPEEVSRIMHALFTRNPFQHVFRFLDEESRLTDDIRMFATLPWRPFLKQLFKKILQPNKDPL; encoded by the coding sequence ATGGAAGCACCCTACGACATCATCCTGATTGGTGGTGGCTGTTCAGCCATGCAGTGGCTTCGTGTTTTTCTGGAACAGGAGGAGGCGGGTCAGCAACAAGTTCTTGTAGTCGATAAAGATCAGGCATTTCCGGATCGGACCTGGTGCTTTTGGAGCAACAAACCACATGGCTATGAAAACATTGTTACGCATAGCTGGTCGAAGATCAGGTTTGCATCCCCCTGGGGTGAAACAATGCAGGATGTTTCGCCTTACCGCTATCACTATGTTTCGGGCCGTCATTTTTTTGAGGCGGCTTCCAAAGAGCTGCTCAGCAAAAGCAACGTGCACCGCATAACAGATACCGTGCAGGCGGTGCATCAGGTAAACGGGCAAACCGAAGTTCATGGTGAGACAGGGCAATACAGCGCAAAGTACGTGCTTTCAAGTGTTCCGAGCACTGAAAAGCTGCGCAATCTCAGTGAAAATAAACCACTGGTGAAACTCTGGCAGCACTTCCGCGGATGGTTCATCAAAACAAGCGAAGCTGCCTTCGATCCGGAAGAAGTCATGCTGATGGATTTCCGAACCCCGCAGCGTGATGGGGCCGTGTTTTTTTATGTGCTGCCTTTCACAGCCGATTATGCGCTGGTTGAATGCACGGTTTTCGGGCAGCAAATCTGGGATCAGTTTGCTTACGAAGAAGCCCTGCGCACGTACATTCGCACGTATATCACAACCAAAGACTACGAAATTAAGGATACGGAGGAAGGTCGCATCCCCATGAGTCAGCGTGATTTCAGTCGCCTGGGCTTTGACGGGACACAGGCTTTGGGCACCGCTGCCGGAAATGTGAAGCCTTCTACGGGCTATATGTTTCTGCGATCTCTGCGGCATGTTCAGCAACAATTTGGCGCAGTACCTGCGCAGTCCGTGCCGCCGCGCTTTGCGTTTTATGACGCCCTGCTTCTTAGGATTATTGAAGAGTCACCCGAAGAAGTTTCCCGCATTATGCATGCGCTATTTACACGAAATCCGTTCCAGCACGTATTCCGCTTCCTGGACGAAGAAAGCCGGCTTACCGACGATATCCGCATGTTTGCCACCTTACCGTGGCGCCCTTTCCTGAAACAGCTGTTCAAAAAAATACTTCAACCGAATAAAGACCCGCTTTGA
- a CDS encoding calcium/sodium antiporter, translating to MLTPVFWLLAGIALLTYGADRLVAGSSALALRTGISPILIGLTVVAFATSSPELLVSLVAAFQGKSAIAIGNVVGSNIANIGLVLGATALIYPVKSDYQTTNRELPLMIAIVGFLFILMYNGMITRLEGFSLFLLLMAFLIYQIRLARAQMDLFEEVADEVRAHQTVPVWLALFYITLGAGTLYLGSEAFLAGAVEIGQVLGISDAVIGLTLISVGTSLPELATTVMAALKKQTGMALGNIIGSNIFNVLAVLGITGLIIPLDGGDISWVDLWVMLLFSLGVGALLYYSQLVSRLSGFILLSCYTGYMIWLFA from the coding sequence ATGTTAACTCCTGTTTTTTGGCTACTGGCCGGGATCGCGCTGCTTACGTATGGTGCCGATCGTCTTGTTGCCGGCAGTAGCGCACTTGCCCTTCGCACAGGCATTTCCCCTATTCTGATTGGCCTCACCGTCGTAGCCTTTGCTACAAGTAGTCCTGAGCTATTGGTAAGTCTTGTTGCTGCTTTTCAGGGAAAAAGCGCTATTGCCATTGGCAATGTCGTAGGCTCTAATATCGCAAACATCGGACTTGTGCTCGGCGCGACAGCCCTGATTTATCCGGTGAAAAGCGATTACCAAACCACCAACCGCGAGCTTCCGCTGATGATCGCCATTGTTGGTTTTTTGTTCATTCTGATGTACAACGGCATGATTACCCGCCTCGAAGGCTTCTCTCTGTTTTTGCTGCTTATGGCCTTTCTGATCTATCAGATAAGGCTGGCACGGGCGCAGATGGATTTGTTTGAGGAGGTAGCCGATGAGGTCAGGGCGCATCAGACAGTGCCGGTATGGCTCGCGCTGTTCTACATTACCCTGGGTGCCGGTACACTCTATTTGGGCTCCGAAGCTTTTCTTGCTGGCGCTGTTGAAATCGGGCAGGTTCTCGGCATCAGTGACGCGGTCATTGGCCTTACGCTCATTTCCGTTGGTACGAGTCTGCCGGAACTTGCTACAACCGTTATGGCCGCTCTCAAAAAGCAAACCGGCATGGCGCTGGGCAACATTATCGGGTCAAATATATTTAATGTGCTGGCTGTACTCGGTATTACCGGTCTCATCATCCCGCTTGACGGCGGTGATATTTCCTGGGTTGACCTTTGGGTAATGCTGCTTTTTTCACTCGGCGTAGGAGCCCTGCTCTACTACTCTCAGCTTGTAAGCCGGCTCAGCGGATTTATTCTGTTAAGCTGCTACACAGGCTATATGATCTGGCTATTCGCCTGA
- a CDS encoding CvfB family protein gives MNWLGVWRKHKVIKAEPRGSYLETPEGPAFLSKKETGEHPEIGTVVEALIYHDYDGYLTATVHKPLTAVGQFAALRIKAAGDKGAFADWGLPKDLFIPHAEQLEPVRKGETYLTFTYVDSQSGRITASTRVDRFARDVVEEADREAFPKTGEPVELIISRKTDLGYKAVMLLDTPYSGTIYQNEVFQPLKTGDQLTGYIKLLREDGKIDLSLRKPGFEEVLDSKEQIFTQLEAAPDGFLPYHDKSEAAEIRRVFQMSKRTFKAAIGGLLKEGRIDILPNGIRLHQE, from the coding sequence ATGAATTGGTTAGGCGTTTGGCGGAAACATAAGGTGATAAAAGCAGAGCCACGCGGCTCTTATCTTGAAACACCGGAGGGCCCGGCTTTTCTGTCAAAAAAAGAAACGGGGGAGCATCCGGAGATCGGTACTGTTGTTGAAGCGCTAATCTATCATGATTATGATGGATACCTTACCGCAACCGTACACAAACCGCTCACCGCAGTCGGACAGTTTGCAGCCCTGAGAATCAAGGCTGCCGGAGACAAGGGCGCTTTTGCTGACTGGGGGTTGCCTAAGGACTTGTTTATACCGCATGCCGAGCAGCTCGAGCCGGTGCGAAAAGGGGAAACATACCTGACCTTCACCTATGTTGATTCTCAAAGCGGCCGTATTACCGCAAGCACACGGGTTGACCGCTTCGCAAGAGATGTTGTCGAAGAGGCAGACCGTGAGGCTTTTCCGAAAACCGGCGAGCCTGTGGAACTCATCATCTCCCGAAAAACGGATTTAGGCTATAAAGCTGTCATGTTACTTGACACCCCGTACAGCGGTACCATTTATCAAAATGAGGTCTTTCAGCCGCTCAAAACCGGCGATCAGCTGACGGGCTACATTAAGCTTTTACGTGAGGACGGCAAGATCGATCTCAGCCTGCGCAAGCCTGGTTTTGAAGAAGTCCTGGATTCGAAGGAACAGATATTTACTCAGCTCGAAGCAGCGCCGGACGGCTTTTTGCCCTATCACGATAAATCTGAAGCTGCGGAAATACGCCGGGTATTTCAGATGAGCAAGCGAACGTTCAAAGCAGCAATTGGTGGCTTGCTCAAAGAAGGTCGAATTGATATCCTTCCAAATGGTATCCGGCTCCATCAGGAATAA
- a CDS encoding PspC domain-containing protein, with protein sequence MMAKLKRSTSDKMLFGVCGGLAKHFDMDSTLIRVIWAIFVLVGWGSPIIIYAIMAMIMPPEY encoded by the coding sequence ATTATGGCAAAACTAAAGCGCTCAACATCTGATAAAATGCTATTTGGCGTTTGCGGTGGCCTGGCAAAACACTTTGATATGGACTCTACCCTTATTCGCGTAATATGGGCCATCTTTGTTTTAGTTGGCTGGGGATCGCCCATCATTATTTACGCAATTATGGCGATGATCATGCCGCCGGAGTACTGA
- a CDS encoding TlpA family protein disulfide reductase, with product MKETEEVSKRNKVKKVAVAVVVAVLVLLGATGALRDLVLSTGWFDSPPPTEISGPFITDEIRAIPLSDNTGEVIRLGDFDGQVLHLTYWASWCTTCRQTNPTIETLSRTLSHRDDISFLLLSMDNVQESALQYLERGRFTIPNTFPEGPLPAPLQGRGIPTTYVIDKSGQIVYRHTGYANYATRAFQEWIEQVADRGD from the coding sequence ATGAAGGAAACAGAAGAAGTTTCAAAACGCAATAAGGTAAAGAAAGTCGCTGTGGCTGTTGTAGTGGCAGTGTTGGTACTGCTGGGCGCAACAGGCGCACTCAGGGATCTGGTGCTCAGCACAGGCTGGTTTGATTCCCCGCCTCCAACAGAAATAAGCGGTCCGTTTATCACGGATGAAATCCGTGCCATACCACTCTCAGATAATACAGGCGAAGTGATACGGCTGGGCGACTTCGATGGTCAGGTGCTGCATCTTACTTATTGGGCCTCCTGGTGCACAACCTGTCGGCAGACCAATCCCACTATTGAAACCCTATCCCGCACGCTTTCCCACCGCGACGACATATCTTTTTTACTGCTTTCTATGGATAATGTGCAGGAGAGTGCACTGCAATACCTGGAACGGGGCCGGTTTACTATCCCCAACACGTTTCCGGAAGGCCCCTTGCCCGCTCCGCTTCAGGGAAGAGGCATTCCGACTACTTATGTGATTGACAAAAGCGGGCAAATCGTGTATCGCCATACCGGCTATGCAAATTACGCTACCCGGGCTTTTCAGGAGTGGATCGAGCAAGTTGCCGACCGCGGAGACTGA
- a CDS encoding DsbA family protein, giving the protein MSKKKDNTKKQSNPVIWFGATGILLVVALAVVYWAYTENEAQVQATAAPSASESGLPAYNLPNWIKGDPDSELRLVVFSDFGCIHCARFHTVIDEFFEEYGELFGYEMRHFPLGNNFHSRAAAVASIAAGKQGKFWEMVNLLYYNTDRWRVENPLEGFFGMAQFLELDLEQFERDVLDEDTMYNVVRAHLGAQEFGIRATPTAYLNGEPFQVPQNPQMLYRALFGDDGES; this is encoded by the coding sequence ATGTCCAAGAAAAAAGACAATACAAAAAAACAAAGTAACCCGGTCATCTGGTTTGGTGCTACCGGCATTTTACTGGTTGTAGCCCTTGCGGTTGTGTACTGGGCCTACACTGAAAACGAGGCACAGGTTCAGGCAACGGCTGCCCCTTCTGCTTCAGAATCAGGGCTGCCGGCATACAACCTTCCCAATTGGATTAAGGGCGACCCGGATTCAGAGCTGCGGCTGGTTGTGTTTTCCGATTTCGGCTGTATTCACTGCGCGCGCTTTCATACGGTAATTGATGAGTTTTTTGAAGAATACGGCGAGCTCTTTGGGTATGAAATGCGTCATTTTCCGCTCGGAAACAATTTCCACTCACGTGCTGCGGCCGTTGCTTCGATAGCTGCCGGTAAGCAAGGCAAGTTTTGGGAAATGGTGAACCTGCTTTACTATAACACCGACCGCTGGCGGGTTGAAAATCCGCTGGAAGGATTTTTCGGAATGGCTCAGTTCCTGGAGCTCGATCTTGAACAGTTTGAGCGCGATGTGCTGGATGAAGATACCATGTACAATGTTGTGCGGGCACATCTTGGCGCGCAGGAGTTTGGCATCCGCGCTACCCCTACCGCCTATTTGAATGGCGAACCTTTTCAGGTGCCCCAAAATCCCCAAATGCTGTACCGCGCCCTTTTCGGGGATGACGGTGAAAGCTGA
- a CDS encoding vitamin K epoxide reductase family protein: protein MKTFSPKPYFIALLVFAFIGFTDATYLTATHFMEAPPGCGEDGGCGEVTSSEYSTLFGLPIAMFGLLYYLSVIFLSLLWIDREITLIPKMMIAWTAPAVLMSSWLVYLMLFVIEAICWYCMGSAASSTLIFITSALLFFKTKGS from the coding sequence ATGAAGACCTTCTCACCCAAACCCTATTTTATAGCATTGCTGGTTTTTGCCTTCATTGGCTTTACAGACGCAACGTACCTTACGGCAACGCATTTTATGGAAGCCCCACCCGGCTGTGGTGAAGATGGCGGCTGCGGAGAGGTCACTTCCAGCGAGTACTCAACCCTGTTCGGGCTGCCTATTGCGATGTTTGGATTGCTGTATTATCTCAGCGTAATATTTCTGAGTTTGCTGTGGATAGACCGCGAAATCACGCTCATCCCCAAAATGATGATTGCGTGGACTGCCCCGGCTGTACTGATGAGTTCCTGGCTGGTATATCTGATGCTGTTCGTTATCGAAGCCATTTGCTGGTACTGCATGGGTTCAGCGGCAAGTTCGACACTCATCTTCATTACGTCAGCTTTGCTGTTCTTTAAAACAAAGGGAAGCTGA
- a CDS encoding THUMP domain-containing class I SAM-dependent RNA methyltransferase, whose amino-acid sequence MSLFRKESVITLSCPRKLAPYLRKETEALGFRTTDFRETGLDVRGTLNDCIRLNLQLRTAHRVHYLIAETKADTPDALYTWLAGLAWEDWVPANGYIAVTSRVNHPTITNTQFANLKVKDAVVDRIRAKKGVRPNAGADLNKTVLFLYWDEKQARIFFDTSGESLSRRGYRVENTEAPMQESLAAALVMASGWAPGMHFINPMCGSGTLAIEAAMHAAGIEPAARRRNFGFMHINGFERAEYKKQRLALRAGRKDAVPGQIIATDHSPDTLEAARRNAKAAGVEAFITFACCDFSETPVPDGEGVILMNPPYGERLGIRHKLQQTYTEIGTWMKHEAKGKTGYVITSDPGLAKKIGLKPMVNQTFFNTTLECRFLGFELY is encoded by the coding sequence ATGTCACTTTTCAGGAAGGAATCGGTAATTACATTGTCATGTCCGCGTAAACTTGCGCCTTACTTGCGGAAGGAAACCGAAGCCCTTGGGTTTCGGACAACTGATTTCAGAGAAACCGGCCTGGATGTCCGCGGCACGCTTAACGATTGTATCCGGCTGAACCTGCAGCTGCGCACCGCACACCGCGTACATTACCTGATTGCCGAAACCAAGGCCGATACGCCTGATGCGCTGTACACATGGCTCGCCGGTCTGGCCTGGGAGGACTGGGTGCCCGCTAACGGCTATATCGCGGTGACGTCAAGAGTGAATCATCCAACCATTACAAACACGCAGTTTGCCAACCTGAAGGTGAAGGATGCAGTAGTTGACCGAATTCGTGCAAAGAAAGGGGTGCGACCCAATGCGGGGGCTGACCTGAATAAAACGGTTTTGTTTTTGTACTGGGACGAAAAACAGGCCCGCATTTTTTTCGATACTTCCGGGGAGTCTTTGTCGCGGCGCGGGTACCGTGTAGAGAATACCGAAGCCCCGATGCAGGAAAGCTTGGCGGCGGCGCTGGTGATGGCAAGCGGCTGGGCACCCGGCATGCATTTCATAAACCCTATGTGTGGCTCCGGTACCCTTGCGATTGAAGCGGCCATGCATGCTGCGGGGATAGAGCCTGCCGCCCGCAGGCGGAATTTTGGGTTTATGCACATCAATGGCTTTGAGCGGGCCGAGTATAAAAAACAGCGCCTTGCGCTGCGTGCCGGACGCAAAGATGCAGTACCCGGTCAGATTATCGCTACCGATCACAGCCCGGATACGCTTGAAGCAGCACGCCGAAACGCAAAAGCTGCGGGCGTGGAGGCGTTCATCACCTTTGCTTGCTGCGATTTTTCAGAAACGCCGGTGCCGGACGGAGAGGGCGTAATTCTGATGAATCCCCCCTATGGCGAGCGCCTGGGTATCCGGCACAAACTGCAGCAAACCTACACAGAAATCGGCACGTGGATGAAGCATGAGGCCAAGGGAAAAACCGGCTATGTTATTACAAGCGACCCGGGCCTGGCGAAGAAAATCGGACTCAAGCCGATGGTTAATCAGACTTTTTTCAACACGACACTTGAGTGCAGGTTTCTTGGCTTCGAACTGTATTAG
- a CDS encoding NAD-dependent succinate-semialdehyde dehydrogenase, with protein sequence MAFQAVNPATGERSQEYPLHTDAEIESTIEAGQAAWQQWKNEEPENRAACLLKLADLLESDKEKLARLMCDEMGKVLKEGLAEAEKCAWVCRFYAENGASFLKPEPIETEAGSSYVTYRPLGLLFAVMPWNFPLWQVFRFGAPSLMAGNTILLKHAENVPGCADAIVRLIDEAGFPTGALASLRVTHDVAAAIIADDRISGVTLTGSTRAGRNVAEVAARNLKKTVLELGGSDPYLILEDAPLGQTVEACVTSRMLNAGQSCIAAKRFIVTDKIYEAFTRAFTEALQKKVMGDPRHESTDFGPMARADLRDTLHKQVESSLQKGAQLLLGGQVPPGAGAYYPATVLTDVTPGMPAFDEELFGPVAAIIRAKDTDEAVRLANQTRYGLGAAVFTADTAFGEKLAAESLEAGSCFVNDFVRSDPRLPFGGIRESGFGRELARWGMHEFVNVKTVYVKQR encoded by the coding sequence ATGGCTTTTCAGGCAGTTAATCCGGCAACAGGCGAACGCAGTCAGGAGTACCCCTTACATACCGATGCGGAGATTGAAAGCACCATTGAGGCCGGCCAAGCAGCCTGGCAGCAGTGGAAAAACGAAGAGCCTGAAAATCGTGCGGCCTGTTTACTAAAGCTGGCGGATTTACTCGAAAGTGATAAGGAAAAACTGGCACGCCTGATGTGCGATGAAATGGGGAAGGTTCTGAAAGAAGGCTTGGCTGAAGCGGAAAAGTGTGCTTGGGTCTGCCGCTTCTATGCCGAAAACGGGGCTTCTTTTTTGAAACCGGAGCCGATCGAAACGGAGGCCGGCAGCAGCTATGTAACCTACCGTCCTTTGGGGCTCCTTTTTGCTGTTATGCCCTGGAATTTTCCGCTATGGCAGGTGTTTCGTTTTGGCGCGCCCTCGCTGATGGCGGGTAATACCATCCTCCTGAAACATGCCGAAAACGTACCCGGATGCGCTGATGCCATTGTCCGACTCATAGATGAGGCAGGCTTTCCAACCGGGGCACTGGCTTCACTGCGGGTGACACACGATGTGGCTGCGGCAATTATCGCGGATGACCGCATTAGCGGGGTGACCCTTACCGGCAGCACGCGGGCCGGACGTAACGTTGCGGAAGTTGCGGCCCGCAATCTAAAGAAAACCGTACTGGAGCTGGGCGGTAGCGATCCCTACCTCATCCTCGAAGATGCTCCGCTCGGCCAAACTGTTGAGGCATGCGTTACAAGCCGCATGCTGAATGCAGGGCAGAGCTGTATCGCGGCCAAAAGGTTTATCGTAACGGATAAAATTTATGAGGCTTTCACCCGGGCATTTACAGAAGCCCTGCAGAAAAAGGTAATGGGAGATCCGCGCCATGAATCCACAGATTTTGGACCGATGGCACGGGCTGATCTGCGTGATACCCTGCATAAACAAGTTGAGTCGTCACTTCAAAAAGGGGCACAACTTCTACTGGGAGGTCAGGTTCCTCCCGGCGCCGGTGCCTATTACCCGGCCACTGTACTTACGGATGTAACGCCTGGCATGCCCGCTTTCGATGAAGAGCTGTTCGGACCGGTAGCGGCCATTATTCGGGCAAAAGATACCGACGAAGCGGTGCGGCTTGCCAATCAAACCCGGTACGGGCTGGGGGCAGCGGTCTTTACAGCCGATACAGCGTTTGGAGAAAAACTCGCGGCTGAAAGCCTTGAAGCGGGCAGCTGTTTCGTAAATGATTTCGTGCGCTCCGATCCCCGGCTACCCTTCGGAGGAATCAGGGAATCCGGTTTCGGGCGGGAGCTTGCCCGCTGGGGCATGCACGAATTCGTAAATGTGAAAACAGTTTATGTGAAGCAGCGCTGA
- a CDS encoding AI-2E family transporter translates to MSQLPPATPLPWYIKLTFILAMLSLVVFGMVVAKSVLIPLFFAVFFAVLLSPLCGRLEDWHVPRVLSALLSLFLGIGLVVVTGIFMYTQIVGLAADAGLVEERLRSLLEDFEDLAGEYVDLDMSAFISTIPQNVISYVTDNVESLSRGVLSAASTLTGVFIIPVYVVLFLLFRDFLKEFMIRAFSNGDEARMQRLIDKVKSVVQNYILGMLIVICILAVLNSTMLWVLGVRHALFFGVFAAMLNIIPFVGPLLGSILPILYALLTMDSLLIPLLVLLGFYVIQLFESNLFTPSIVGRQVSLNPLVTLIAIFVGAQIWGLVGMILFIPASAVLKVIFDEFDSLKPYGFLLGKADLRHKKGKSKLALKVQDMSERISDKASEMISSNKAESEKESAQPSKQKTDSVS, encoded by the coding sequence TTGAGCCAACTCCCGCCTGCAACACCATTACCGTGGTATATAAAGCTGACCTTCATTCTGGCTATGCTAAGCCTTGTTGTGTTCGGTATGGTTGTGGCGAAGTCTGTGCTCATTCCGCTTTTCTTTGCTGTCTTTTTTGCCGTACTGCTTTCCCCTTTATGCGGTCGTTTGGAAGATTGGCATGTCCCCAGGGTTTTATCCGCATTGCTGAGTCTGTTTTTGGGTATTGGTTTGGTCGTCGTGACCGGGATTTTTATGTACACGCAAATCGTAGGTCTTGCTGCCGATGCTGGTCTGGTTGAAGAACGCCTGCGTTCTTTACTCGAAGATTTTGAAGATTTAGCGGGAGAATACGTGGATCTGGATATGAGTGCTTTTATCAGCACCATCCCGCAAAATGTTATCTCGTATGTCACGGACAATGTCGAATCTTTAAGCCGGGGAGTGCTTTCGGCAGCTTCAACGCTAACCGGCGTATTTATCATCCCGGTTTATGTGGTATTGTTCCTGCTTTTCCGGGATTTTCTCAAAGAGTTTATGATCCGGGCATTTTCAAACGGGGATGAAGCCCGCATGCAGCGCCTAATTGATAAAGTGAAGTCGGTCGTGCAAAATTACATCCTGGGCATGCTGATAGTCATCTGCATACTGGCTGTTCTGAACAGTACCATGCTGTGGGTGCTGGGTGTGAGACACGCGCTGTTTTTTGGGGTATTTGCAGCCATGCTGAACATCATCCCGTTTGTGGGACCCCTGCTGGGCTCCATTCTGCCTATTCTTTATGCCTTGCTCACGATGGATTCCCTGCTGATTCCGCTTTTGGTTCTGTTGGGATTTTACGTCATACAACTTTTTGAGAGTAATCTGTTTACGCCTTCCATTGTCGGCAGGCAGGTCAGTTTAAATCCGCTTGTTACCCTTATTGCCATATTTGTCGGAGCGCAAATATGGGGTTTGGTAGGCATGATTCTGTTCATACCTGCGAGTGCTGTGCTGAAAGTGATATTTGATGAATTCGATTCGCTCAAGCCGTACGGGTTTTTACTGGGCAAGGCTGACCTCAGGCACAAAAAAGGTAAAAGTAAACTGGCACTCAAAGTACAGGATATGTCGGAGCGCATAAGCGATAAAGCCAGTGAAATGATATCAAGCAATAAAGCGGAATCCGAGAAGGAATCGGCTCAACCATCAAAACAAAAAACGGACTCAGTTTCGTAA